The proteins below come from a single Maridesulfovibrio frigidus DSM 17176 genomic window:
- a CDS encoding type 1 glutamine amidotransferase family protein has translation MMRNYRCNSLLPRLTLAFAALFVFMGLVLQPVPAFSRTIKTMVVPDRAQSNMQPAIFYSFKTSAHRSKVEKGLEMKFRIFNPYLTSEPTGIQKEILKYLEAGRASVVEKKKNIKDGEKLFELIMADIKSNPDSPLAKAHEAIGTLMMDYKLLIIESTGLTVLHPIFYNPEVKELEVGYATANDVNDTLYGLFFLDAAFNQGKPVFGTCHGAQLGYLYAGGGLIRLFPPVKEWKVKPLYARKNPYGAPTEIWAIDQMLNARDQKDRADYGMLKYPLPEMFGKGGVVGQAYVNKDLNHTLGMTEPVPTIDNFEVLSFHPLSLKKGQVDKYEIKGNVPGYPQVQDANREAFNKALRRGVIVDLFKYKTLLGFQYHPQYTYDSLQTSAVFDYLVEKAAAVK, from the coding sequence ATGATGAGAAATTACAGGTGCAATAGTCTTTTACCTCGGTTAACTTTAGCTTTTGCCGCATTGTTTGTTTTTATGGGGTTAGTGCTTCAGCCTGTTCCAGCATTTTCCCGGACCATTAAAACAATGGTTGTGCCGGACAGAGCGCAGTCTAATATGCAGCCTGCGATTTTTTATTCATTCAAAACATCTGCTCACAGGTCTAAGGTAGAAAAAGGTTTGGAAATGAAATTTCGTATTTTTAATCCTTACCTGACAAGTGAACCTACTGGTATTCAGAAAGAAATACTTAAATACCTAGAAGCTGGTAGAGCTTCAGTTGTAGAAAAGAAAAAAAATATCAAAGATGGTGAGAAGCTATTTGAACTGATCATGGCTGACATTAAATCTAATCCAGATTCTCCTCTTGCAAAAGCTCACGAGGCAATTGGTACGTTGATGATGGATTATAAACTGTTAATCATTGAATCGACTGGATTAACCGTCCTTCATCCAATTTTTTACAATCCGGAAGTGAAAGAGCTAGAAGTAGGCTATGCAACAGCGAATGATGTGAATGATACTTTGTATGGACTTTTCTTCCTCGATGCAGCTTTTAATCAGGGAAAGCCTGTTTTCGGAACTTGTCATGGAGCACAGCTTGGATATTTGTATGCAGGTGGCGGGCTGATCAGACTTTTCCCTCCTGTGAAAGAATGGAAGGTTAAACCACTTTATGCTCGCAAAAATCCTTACGGAGCGCCCACTGAAATATGGGCAATCGATCAGATGCTGAATGCGCGAGATCAGAAGGACCGAGCAGACTATGGTATGCTTAAGTATCCCTTGCCTGAAATGTTCGGCAAAGGCGGAGTTGTTGGTCAAGCATATGTGAATAAGGATTTGAATCATACTCTAGGTATGACTGAACCCGTTCCGACAATAGATAATTTTGAGGTACTCTCATTTCATCCACTTAGCTTGAAGAAAGGGCAGGTTGATAAATACGAAATCAAAGGTAATGTTCCGGGATATCCGCAAGTACAAGACGCTAATCGTGAAGCATTCAACAAGGCTTTACGTAGAGGCGTTATTGTTGATCTCTTTAAGTACAAGACTCTCTTAGGTTTTCAATACCATCCACAGTACACATATGACAGCTTGCAGACTTCGGCTGTATTTGATTACTTAGTGGAGAAGGCTGCGGCGGTTAAATAG
- a CDS encoding RHS repeat domain-containing protein: protein MKQHESKNQKEKYNRIERMARAQFVQENPDLKLAQDLAKTSYGKDLLSEAMRTGSSSPTTGTGADLHDEFERDGVSSKSDENIKVTPFAVAEMQAPYSTLTTARDGDGRIVEKLLHLGTIYHHVQYDYDEGGRLSRVFNDGNVIESYEYGKFGERLFADTVSFGKCQYVYDKSLKLVQAGEVKYSYDAKGRLVLKQDNGQITKYSYLPNGALHKAQLPNGRIVEYHFDSEGMRIAKSVNGTVTEKYLWKDFTTLEAVADGAAQNVKAFAYDDEGDPVAMIYNDKMYYFASDQVGSIYMVADGNGNKVEQIISDSFGNLIVDTNGAIDIPLGFAAGLLDKDTGLVHFGYREYDPEIGRFTTPDPIGFAGGDVDVYGYCWDDPNNFVDRDGLMGYVPRIAQYAPTVINALDPSRPSLEGAALDFVVDTLNNQDVGENIKKLQEGRFGEKEDVPLRTDLRKQKEKSKENKKKKQAEEGKNTIDKNIEKIQEGRFGKRERRPTRSDLKNSKKK, encoded by the coding sequence ATGAAACAGCATGAATCTAAGAATCAGAAGGAAAAGTATAATCGCATTGAGCGAATGGCTCGTGCGCAGTTTGTACAAGAGAACCCAGACCTTAAACTGGCTCAGGATTTAGCTAAGACCAGCTATGGCAAGGATCTTTTATCGGAAGCTATGCGGACTGGCTCTAGCTCCCCTACAACAGGAACAGGCGCTGATTTACACGATGAATTTGAGCGTGATGGTGTCAGTTCTAAGTCGGATGAAAACATTAAGGTGACTCCTTTTGCTGTAGCGGAAATGCAAGCCCCCTACTCGACACTCACAACTGCGCGTGACGGTGATGGTAGAATTGTCGAAAAGCTACTCCACCTCGGAACCATTTATCATCATGTTCAATATGACTACGATGAGGGTGGAAGGCTCAGCAGGGTTTTTAACGACGGTAATGTCATTGAGTCGTACGAATACGGCAAGTTTGGCGAGCGGCTTTTCGCTGACACGGTAAGTTTTGGTAAGTGCCAGTATGTTTACGATAAAAGTCTGAAACTTGTTCAGGCTGGCGAGGTTAAGTATTCTTACGACGCCAAAGGTCGGCTTGTTTTGAAGCAGGACAATGGGCAGATCACAAAATATTCGTATCTGCCAAACGGTGCGCTTCACAAAGCACAACTACCTAACGGTCGTATTGTTGAATATCATTTCGATTCCGAAGGTATGCGTATAGCCAAATCCGTTAATGGAACGGTTACCGAAAAGTATCTATGGAAGGACTTTACAACACTTGAAGCTGTCGCTGATGGTGCGGCCCAAAACGTGAAAGCCTTCGCCTACGATGATGAAGGCGATCCAGTTGCTATGATATACAACGACAAGATGTATTATTTCGCATCTGATCAGGTCGGCTCCATCTATATGGTTGCGGATGGGAATGGAAATAAGGTAGAGCAAATTATATCTGATTCGTTTGGTAATCTCATAGTCGATACTAATGGAGCTATTGATATCCCTCTAGGTTTCGCAGCGGGACTTCTCGATAAAGATACTGGCCTAGTTCATTTTGGATACCGTGAGTATGACCCTGAAATTGGACGCTTCACCACTCCCGACCCAATTGGGTTTGCGGGCGGAGATGTGGATGTTTATGGCTACTGCTGGGATGATCCGAATAATTTTGTGGATCGGGATGGTTTGATGGGCTATGTGCCAAGAATAGCTCAATACGCACCTACTGTAATTAATGCCTTAGATCCAAGTAGACCTTCATTGGAAGGTGCAGCCCTTGATTTCGTTGTGGATACACTTAATAATCAAGATGTTGGTGAAAATATTAAGAAATTGCAAGAAGGAAGATTTGGAGAAAAGGAAGATGTTCCGCTTAGAACCGACCTGAGAAAACAAAAAGAAAAGAGCAAAGAAAACAAGAAAAAAAAGCAAGCCGAAGAAGGTAAAAATACTATTGATAAAAATATTGAAAAAATACAAGAAGGCAGGTTCGGAAAGAGAGAACGTAGGCCAACAAGGTCTGATTTGAAGAATAGTAAAAAAAAATAA
- a CDS encoding tyrosine-type recombinase/integrase, whose protein sequence is MSLQWLDHNYENSTLHIRGTKTATSNRLIPLNLTDNNKLKVKRELNPSSQFIIEYLNKPLKKIRRSFKTAVEKAGITYPVRMYDIRHLWATEMLRNGADLAAVSAMLGHSSISTTQQKYYHLMQGEKAKAVNLKPTL, encoded by the coding sequence TTGTCGTTGCAATGGTTGGATCACAACTATGAAAACTCTACATTGCATATCAGAGGGACAAAAACGGCAACGTCAAACCGTTTGATTCCGCTCAACCTGACTGACAATAATAAGTTAAAAGTAAAGAGAGAGCTAAATCCCTCATCTCAATTTATAATTGAATATCTTAACAAGCCGCTGAAAAAAATAAGACGAAGTTTTAAGACTGCTGTAGAAAAAGCTGGAATTACTTACCCGGTACGGATGTATGACATAAGACACTTGTGGGCGACAGAGATGCTCAGAAATGGGGCAGACCTTGCTGCTGTATCAGCAATGCTTGGACATTCAAGCATTAGCACAACTCAGCAAAAATATTACCATCTTATGCAAGGTGAGAAAGCTAAAGCTGTTAATTTGAAGCCAACGTTGTGA
- a CDS encoding HD domain-containing phosphohydrolase, protein MNKNLFVVSENMNIISSIVKLCSPICNVVASSIDLVNLLILSSNTPPSVIIIECNNYLDVREVLEKIKEKFGDIKRVLIISFLEDKLRREINDKGLANKIIVKPCSKASLLSLLKGGTCHDKTSVPISKHLIGGIIEGYGAKIPVVFRAFDRICTNIDLIEKYIHIDTSFAKDVLAYYILAITNLSSELIQDMLCGSQSKKDSYALLHEQLTKIKDVTLSNDPNCDPLPLKIMMYTNKRYNGKGFPKDDVAGEFLPYLSRIFKVLFDFHYLIEKGKSTGEAVFILSRRNGWYDNEILQGLISSQGEEATFYLREVFPLGLQSEMIMAQDLYVTVKGKNLLLIKTGQILSDKNIDYIHMHAQNILDVTEPILIKESVVLGEDSYA, encoded by the coding sequence ATGAATAAAAATTTATTTGTTGTCTCAGAGAATATGAATATTATTTCATCAATTGTTAAGTTATGCAGTCCGATTTGTAATGTCGTTGCTTCCAGCATAGATTTAGTAAATTTATTAATCTTATCTAGTAACACTCCTCCATCAGTTATAATTATCGAATGTAATAATTATTTGGACGTGCGCGAAGTCTTAGAAAAAATAAAAGAAAAATTTGGCGATATCAAACGCGTTTTGATAATTTCTTTCCTAGAGGATAAATTAAGGCGAGAGATAAATGACAAAGGACTTGCTAATAAAATAATTGTTAAACCATGCAGCAAGGCATCTCTTTTAAGTCTTTTGAAAGGAGGTACTTGTCACGATAAGACTAGTGTTCCAATTAGCAAACATTTGATCGGTGGTATAATAGAGGGTTACGGTGCAAAAATTCCAGTTGTTTTTAGAGCATTCGATAGAATTTGTACAAATATTGATTTGATTGAAAAATATATTCATATTGATACCTCTTTTGCTAAAGATGTTTTGGCATACTACATTTTAGCTATTACGAATCTTAGCTCTGAACTTATTCAAGATATGCTGTGTGGTTCTCAAAGTAAAAAAGATTCATATGCCCTTCTCCATGAGCAGTTAACAAAAATAAAAGACGTTACATTGTCAAATGATCCCAACTGTGATCCATTGCCCCTTAAAATAATGATGTATACGAACAAAAGATATAATGGAAAAGGGTTCCCTAAAGATGATGTCGCAGGAGAATTTTTACCATATTTATCTAGAATTTTTAAAGTCCTATTTGATTTTCACTACTTAATTGAAAAAGGTAAAAGTACTGGTGAAGCTGTTTTTATTTTAAGCAGGCGAAACGGTTGGTATGATAATGAGATTTTGCAGGGCTTAATATCTTCACAAGGTGAAGAAGCTACTTTTTATTTGCGTGAAGTTTTCCCTCTGGGTTTACAATCTGAAATGATCATGGCGCAAGATTTGTACGTGACTGTAAAGGGAAAAAACCTCCTGTTAATAAAAACAGGCCAAATTTTATCAGATAAGAATATCGACTACATCCACATGCATGCTCAAAACATATTAGATGTAACTGAACCAATACTCATCAAGGAAAGTGTTGTTTTGGGTGAGGATAGCTATGCTTAA
- a CDS encoding HD-GYP domain-containing protein, translating into MLKKISVKRVQLGMYIHLKDVSWFDHSFLRSKFLLKEKSEIADILGIGCDYVYYDPAKSSTEPLVIDTLITKSAPKKDAKEIKKKKASALKKRKENFVETEKKFYASALKADEIMQGILSGTTCYSEKAQQMSHELAIIFSADVQATLNLINFSAEEEGLYYHSLNVSILSCMLGKQLGISESEMKSLAFGALMHDLGKSKIPKKILLKQGTFTKSEVKIIQMHPLFGVGLLSGMKSVDRDVMKIIYHHHVRRDGTGYPLQITFDKVSLLPKIVSIIDIYDNLINNRRVEKSLTPHQALATIYGKWASKLDENVLGHFIRMLGIYPPGSICRLDSGEIALVVSIGENPLLPDVILYDSDVPKNDAMILTLGEDIDSKIDKILSPKDLNPAELSYLSPKSKIGYSAEVKQ; encoded by the coding sequence ATGCTTAAAAAAATTTCAGTTAAAAGGGTTCAGCTAGGCATGTATATACATCTAAAAGATGTATCGTGGTTCGATCACTCTTTTTTACGGTCTAAATTTTTGCTTAAGGAAAAGAGCGAAATTGCAGATATTCTAGGAATCGGCTGTGATTATGTTTATTACGACCCAGCAAAGAGCAGCACAGAACCTCTAGTTATTGACACCTTAATAACTAAATCCGCCCCGAAAAAAGACGCAAAAGAAATAAAGAAAAAGAAAGCCTCAGCTCTTAAAAAGCGTAAAGAAAATTTTGTTGAAACCGAAAAAAAATTTTATGCTTCGGCGCTCAAAGCGGATGAAATCATGCAGGGAATTTTGAGTGGGACTACTTGTTATAGTGAAAAGGCTCAGCAAATGTCTCATGAACTTGCGATCATTTTTAGTGCCGATGTACAAGCTACACTGAATTTAATAAACTTTTCAGCAGAAGAAGAGGGGTTATATTATCATTCACTAAATGTTTCTATTTTATCCTGCATGCTCGGCAAGCAACTTGGAATTAGTGAAAGTGAAATGAAATCTTTGGCTTTTGGTGCGTTAATGCATGATCTTGGAAAATCTAAAATACCCAAAAAAATACTCTTAAAACAAGGTACTTTCACTAAATCAGAGGTTAAAATTATTCAGATGCACCCGCTTTTCGGCGTAGGGTTGCTATCTGGAATGAAATCTGTAGATCGAGACGTAATGAAAATTATTTATCATCATCATGTGCGCAGAGATGGTACAGGATACCCTTTACAGATAACTTTTGATAAAGTCAGTTTGTTACCTAAAATAGTCTCAATTATAGATATTTATGACAATTTAATTAATAATAGGCGTGTTGAAAAGAGCCTAACTCCTCATCAGGCGCTTGCAACGATTTACGGGAAATGGGCTTCAAAGCTTGATGAGAACGTTTTAGGGCATTTTATCAGAATGCTGGGCATATATCCTCCAGGGTCGATCTGCAGATTGGATTCAGGAGAAATAGCATTGGTTGTGTCCATTGGGGAAAACCCGCTGCTTCCTGATGTTATTTTATATGATTCCGATGTACCTAAAAATGATGCTATGATTTTAACTCTTGGAGAAGATATTGATAGTAAGATTGATAAGATTCTTTCTCCTAAGGATCTGAATCCTGCGGAACTATCTTATTTGTCACCTAAGTCCAAGATCGGTTATTCTGCAGAAGTAAAACAGTAG
- a CDS encoding bacteriohemerythrin, whose translation MHIEWDDKYCIGHSEIDAQQKKMFEIMNTGAKDENCTDLKQIALVRELLQYAKEHFATEESYMQEIGYPNLQEHKEEHKKMADAVEILIVKLYSEGPIDVDIFEKFTESWIIKHVLQKDCNIKDFVENNVID comes from the coding sequence ATGCATATAGAGTGGGATGATAAATATTGTATTGGTCACTCTGAGATTGATGCTCAGCAAAAAAAAATGTTTGAAATAATGAATACAGGTGCAAAGGATGAGAACTGTACAGATTTAAAACAAATAGCTCTTGTCCGTGAGTTGTTACAGTATGCCAAGGAACACTTTGCAACGGAAGAATCCTATATGCAAGAAATTGGATACCCGAATCTTCAAGAGCATAAAGAAGAACATAAAAAAATGGCTGATGCAGTTGAAATATTGATTGTGAAATTATATTCGGAAGGACCTATTGACGTAGATATTTTTGAAAAGTTTACGGAATCATGGATTATCAAACACGTGCTACAGAAAGACTGCAACATAAAGGATTTTGTGGAGAACAACGTCATCGATTAG
- a CDS encoding SpoIIE family protein phosphatase codes for MKIRSKLLLLLLLVSILPLLAVQFNGLDSMRLLADSIGGEVRHELVQKSSVELKRLVEDHARVLEKQRKIVELNLRQLSAELSLWIQDRGAYTPPEVLLYSDPKNEESEKIRLAKKYSPKSWSGMHRNLRLNFRTLRYMPGPASFADIVPIEYMSSVLPLFKNTERNNPELNLWIRAEFLSGESLSYPALSFVDKMHSAVSTVNKGSEINWSSPRKDVVTGKTVLTASVSIISKDGTKLGVLSTDVPLDTLLHGYNHLNAFSHNIFSVLAKAKTDVDGNKKVMVVAEELPAGNRHSMMKMNMWMPSLNQEQLTSSGSAEFEKFQTLLEQGKSGVMSMPYKDIESIWAFSAPDKRGVALILILPHSDVVEPALKVEASIHTSINEQLKGLVYILVCVVLLVTLLAFFMSRRFTESILILAKGVKRISTGDFAAHVEVKTTDEVGELADNFNKMVPSLREHIEIKSAIDVAMEVQTNLLPQKSPVIDLFDIHGESRYCDELGGDYFDYIKTYGDNDRICFAVGDVSGHGIQSAMLMGSARGYLRARMINDGELGKIMTDVNRLIASDTYKTGQFMTMMMVELDPHTKRLRWVRAGHEPALIFDPLTGDFIELVGDGLALGIMDESCYFVSQYDDFGAGQILILGTDGIWEASNEDGEFFGKQRLKEVIAIGKDKPAVEIVNSVLDAVQRFTGKKPQEDDLTIVVIKSY; via the coding sequence ATGAAAATAAGATCCAAGTTGCTGCTTTTGCTCCTTTTGGTATCAATTCTTCCACTTCTAGCCGTTCAATTTAATGGTTTAGATTCTATGCGATTGCTCGCTGATAGTATTGGTGGAGAAGTACGACATGAACTTGTCCAAAAAAGTAGTGTTGAACTTAAAAGGTTAGTTGAAGATCATGCTAGAGTTCTTGAGAAACAACGGAAAATTGTCGAGCTCAATTTGCGGCAGCTTTCTGCGGAGCTATCACTCTGGATTCAGGACAGGGGAGCATATACTCCACCGGAAGTTCTTTTATATTCCGATCCCAAAAACGAGGAGTCTGAAAAGATTCGTTTGGCTAAAAAATATAGCCCTAAATCATGGTCCGGCATGCACCGGAATCTTCGTCTAAATTTTAGAACCTTGCGTTACATGCCCGGACCGGCGTCTTTCGCAGATATTGTTCCTATCGAATATATGTCGTCAGTTCTTCCTCTTTTCAAGAATACGGAAAGAAATAATCCAGAGCTGAATCTCTGGATACGAGCTGAATTTCTTTCTGGAGAATCGCTAAGTTACCCTGCACTATCTTTTGTAGATAAAATGCACTCTGCTGTGAGCACAGTTAACAAAGGCAGTGAAATAAACTGGTCCTCGCCACGCAAAGATGTCGTAACTGGAAAAACCGTGCTTACGGCATCGGTCAGTATCATATCGAAAGACGGTACTAAGCTTGGAGTTCTCTCCACAGACGTTCCACTTGATACATTGCTACATGGTTACAATCACTTAAATGCTTTCTCTCACAATATTTTCTCAGTTTTAGCTAAAGCAAAGACAGATGTAGACGGCAATAAAAAAGTTATGGTGGTTGCTGAAGAACTACCTGCAGGCAATAGGCACTCCATGATGAAAATGAACATGTGGATGCCATCCTTAAATCAGGAGCAATTGACTTCCTCAGGCAGCGCTGAATTTGAGAAATTCCAGACACTTCTTGAACAAGGAAAATCTGGTGTAATGAGCATGCCCTATAAGGATATAGAAAGTATTTGGGCTTTTTCTGCGCCGGATAAACGCGGAGTGGCACTAATTCTTATTCTGCCTCATTCAGATGTGGTTGAACCGGCTCTAAAGGTTGAAGCATCGATCCATACTAGTATTAATGAGCAACTTAAAGGATTGGTTTATATCCTTGTGTGCGTTGTTCTGCTTGTAACACTGTTGGCATTTTTCATGTCGCGCCGTTTTACTGAAAGTATTTTGATTCTTGCAAAAGGAGTCAAGCGGATTTCCACTGGCGATTTTGCTGCCCATGTCGAAGTCAAAACTACTGACGAAGTTGGCGAACTGGCCGACAACTTTAATAAAATGGTACCGAGTTTGCGCGAACATATTGAGATCAAAAGTGCAATTGATGTCGCCATGGAAGTACAGACCAATCTTTTGCCCCAAAAATCACCTGTGATCGATTTATTCGATATTCATGGTGAGAGCAGATATTGTGATGAACTTGGTGGCGACTACTTTGATTACATTAAAACTTATGGTGATAATGACCGTATATGTTTCGCAGTAGGGGATGTAAGTGGACATGGAATTCAGTCTGCAATGCTTATGGGGTCAGCTCGTGGGTATTTGCGGGCAAGAATGATTAATGACGGAGAACTCGGAAAAATTATGACTGACGTAAACCGCTTAATCGCGTCAGATACATACAAAACAGGGCAGTTCATGACCATGATGATGGTTGAACTTGATCCTCATACAAAAAGATTGCGCTGGGTCCGTGCAGGACATGAGCCAGCACTGATATTTGACCCACTTACCGGAGATTTTATTGAACTGGTTGGCGACGGTCTTGCCTTAGGAATAATGGATGAATCCTGTTACTTTGTGAGTCAGTATGATGATTTCGGAGCAGGGCAAATTTTGATTTTAGGAACTGACGGAATCTGGGAAGCATCGAATGAAGACGGTGAATTCTTTGGAAAACAGAGACTTAAGGAGGTTATTGCAATTGGGAAAGATAAACCGGCAGTAGAAATAGTTAACAGTGTCCTTGATGCTGTACAAAGGTTTACTGGTAAAAAGCCTCAAGAAGATGATCTAACAATAGTGGTTATTAAAAGTTATTAA
- a CDS encoding TolC family protein, producing the protein MQLKLGYQLAAVLLLTIVSALYPMQCQAESSSEEQIASYEPAGEGIKELREYLVEAARNNNDLYAAFYSWKAALQRETSVSSLPDPRFNFAWFIQPVETRTGPQEFKYGLSQTLPWFGKLGIKGEQALRDADIKKSGFDTLKLKVFYDVKRAYYDYAYLAQAIRITRENINLMKYLESVARSRYSTGAGAYDGVMKTQVELGKLQDRLRSLEERKRPTAAKLLSAMNRPDGQSLPLPSSIPVMKIDVNPEQFKKDFKSGNPRLQALGHKINKQKLSVELAEKDYYPDFTFGIDYIQTGESRSPNVTNANTDPLITGLSINLPIWFDKQEAQVLEAESNVKAASREKSGLERRLLADLELEIYKYEDALRKVSLYRDNLTPKAEQSLAVSIEAFQSGSATSTDLIDAERTLIEFQLAFYQALADQAKRVAAIEFLVGKEIPCTIHGQAALKSSESMPTKQ; encoded by the coding sequence ATGCAACTTAAGCTCGGATACCAACTCGCAGCAGTATTGCTTTTAACAATTGTCTCGGCATTGTATCCCATGCAATGTCAGGCGGAAAGTAGTTCAGAGGAGCAAATCGCAAGCTATGAACCTGCAGGCGAAGGAATTAAAGAACTAAGAGAATATCTTGTTGAAGCTGCCCGCAACAATAACGATCTCTATGCCGCTTTTTATAGTTGGAAAGCAGCCTTACAACGCGAAACTTCCGTTTCGAGCCTCCCTGATCCTAGATTCAATTTTGCATGGTTCATTCAGCCTGTTGAAACAAGAACGGGCCCTCAAGAATTCAAATATGGTCTCAGCCAGACTTTGCCATGGTTTGGAAAGCTGGGAATAAAAGGTGAACAAGCCCTTCGCGATGCAGATATTAAAAAATCCGGTTTTGATACTTTAAAGCTAAAAGTCTTTTACGATGTTAAAAGAGCGTATTATGATTACGCCTACCTTGCGCAGGCTATTCGAATCACGCGTGAAAATATAAATTTAATGAAATACTTAGAATCCGTTGCCCGTTCCAGATATTCAACAGGAGCAGGAGCATATGACGGTGTGATGAAAACGCAAGTTGAACTTGGTAAACTTCAAGACAGGCTCCGCTCGCTTGAAGAGCGCAAAAGACCGACAGCCGCAAAACTACTTTCCGCTATGAACAGACCTGATGGGCAAAGTTTACCGCTGCCATCCTCTATTCCCGTAATGAAAATTGACGTTAACCCGGAACAGTTCAAAAAAGATTTTAAATCCGGCAATCCACGTCTGCAAGCATTGGGACATAAAATCAATAAGCAAAAGCTATCCGTAGAATTGGCCGAAAAAGATTACTATCCTGATTTCACCTTCGGAATTGATTATATTCAAACAGGCGAATCTAGGTCGCCCAACGTAACTAACGCTAATACAGATCCATTGATCACCGGATTGTCCATAAACCTCCCAATCTGGTTTGATAAGCAGGAAGCACAAGTCCTTGAAGCTGAATCAAATGTGAAGGCTGCCAGCCGCGAAAAATCGGGGCTTGAGCGTCGCCTTTTAGCTGACCTTGAACTTGAAATTTATAAGTACGAAGACGCCCTAAGAAAAGTCAGCCTCTACCGCGATAATTTAACCCCGAAAGCAGAACAATCTCTGGCTGTTTCCATTGAAGCGTTTCAGTCAGGTTCAGCAACGTCCACGGATCTGATTGACGCGGAAAGAACCCTCATCGAATTTCAACTGGCATTTTATCAGGCCTTGGCAGATCAGGCCAAGAGAGTTGCCGCCATTGAATTCCTCGTTGGTAAGGAAATTCCATGCACTATCCATGGTCAGGCCGCACTCAAATCTTCTGAATCTATGCCGACTAAGCAATAA